The following nucleotide sequence is from Thermoflexus hugenholtzii JAD2.
CCGCTCCGGCAAGATGGTCCACGGCGGGCTGCGCTACCTGCGCCAGGGACAGGTCCGCACCACTTGGCTTTCCGTGAGGGAGCGGGAGCGCCTGCTGCGGGCGCTGCCGGGCCTGATCCGGCCCTTGGGCTTCCTGTGGCCCCTTTACGCGGGGGATCCCATCGGGCGTCCGGCCGCCGCCTTGGGGCTGTGGATCTACGACGCCTTCGCCGGGCGCCAGGCCCACCGGTATCTCGGGCCGGACGCCCTGCGGATCTACGTCCCTCACCTGAACCCGAAAGGCCTCCGTGGGGGCTATCGCTATCTGGACGCCATCACCGATGACGCGCGGCTGGTGCTGCGGGAGATCCAGGCTGCCGTGGGCCAGGGAGCCCTCGCCCTGAACTACGCCCGGGTGGAAGGCTTCCGACAGACCCGGACGGGCGCCGTCGAGGGTGTTCGGGTCCGCGATGTCCTGACCGGCCGGGAGGCGGAAGTCCGGGCCCGGGCGGTGGTGAACGCCACCGGCGCCTGGGCGGATCAGCTGCGGGGACAGCTCGGAAGGCCGCCGCGGCTGCGGCTCCTGCGGGGCAGCCACCTGGTGCTGCCCGGATGGCGGCTTCCCCTCGCCCAGGGGGTAATCCTCCTTCACCCGCAGGATCACCGGCCCCTCTACGTCCTCCCCTGGGAAGGTATGGTCCTGGTGGGCACCACCGATGTGGATCACGCCGAGGATCTCGACGCGGAGCCCCGCATCCATCCCGAGGAGTTCGTGTATCTGCTGACGGCCCTGCGCCGGGCTTTTCCGGATCTGGATCTCGGTGAACGGGACGTCGTCGCGACCTTCGCCGGGGTGCGGGCGGTGGTGGGGACCGGGCGTCAGCCGCCATCGCGGGAGCCGCGGGACCACGTCGTGTGGGACGAGGGGATCCTCACGGTGACGGGGGGAAAGCTCACCACCTTCCGGGCGATGGCCCGGGACGCCCTGCGGGCCCTCCGTCGGCGTCTGCCCGCGCCGGCCCATCCCCCTGCCCCGGAGGAGCCGGAACCTGTGCCGGAGCCCCCGGCCGACCTGGACCCGGCGGTGGCGGTCCGTCTGGTCAGCCGGTATGGGCCGGGCATCCTGAGCCGGTGGGCGGAGATCTCTTCGGAGGACCGCGAACGGATCCCGGGGACAGAGATCCTCTGGGCGGAGGTGCGCTGGGCGGCCCGGTTCGAGGGGGTGGTGCATCTGGACGATCTGCTCCTGCGCCGGACCCGGCTGGGGCTATGCCTGCCGGAGGGAGGGCTCCCGTTCCTGCGCCGGCACCGCGCCCGCCTGCAGGCCATGCTGGGCTGGGACGAGGCGCGCTGGGCCTGGGAGGTTCAGCGCTACCGGCAGATTTGGGAGACCAGTTATCAACCCCCGTAATGAGGGGCCGGCCCGGTCGAGCCCTCGCGAGACCCAATCCAGATCAAATGTCCCGCGGCCAGCTGTTGCGCCCCCAAGGAGCGGGCTCCGAGCTCAGCGCACGGTTCAAGCGCCCTGC
It contains:
- a CDS encoding glycerol-3-phosphate dehydrogenase/oxidase, with the translated sequence MIPDRKEVWERLAEPWDLVIVGGGITGAGLLHEAARLGFRAVLLEGRDFAWGTSSRSGKMVHGGLRYLRQGQVRTTWLSVRERERLLRALPGLIRPLGFLWPLYAGDPIGRPAAALGLWIYDAFAGRQAHRYLGPDALRIYVPHLNPKGLRGGYRYLDAITDDARLVLREIQAAVGQGALALNYARVEGFRQTRTGAVEGVRVRDVLTGREAEVRARAVVNATGAWADQLRGQLGRPPRLRLLRGSHLVLPGWRLPLAQGVILLHPQDHRPLYVLPWEGMVLVGTTDVDHAEDLDAEPRIHPEEFVYLLTALRRAFPDLDLGERDVVATFAGVRAVVGTGRQPPSREPRDHVVWDEGILTVTGGKLTTFRAMARDALRALRRRLPAPAHPPAPEEPEPVPEPPADLDPAVAVRLVSRYGPGILSRWAEISSEDRERIPGTEILWAEVRWAARFEGVVHLDDLLLRRTRLGLCLPEGGLPFLRRHRARLQAMLGWDEARWAWEVQRYRQIWETSYQPP